One window of the bacterium genome contains the following:
- a CDS encoding MerR family transcriptional regulator — MAELRIGEIAARSGIAASAIRFYESEGLLPNPVRQSGRRVYDESILQRLGLIDLAKRAGFSVAEIKKLMAGFARRTPPAERWRGLTEMKLKQLDQRIAEAEQMKRVLRVVRSCRCPSLEDCSKALRASQTAGAEAE; from the coding sequence GTGGCAGAGCTGAGAATCGGTGAGATCGCGGCACGGAGCGGAATCGCGGCCTCGGCGATCCGGTTCTACGAAAGCGAGGGGCTGCTGCCGAATCCGGTTCGGCAATCCGGCCGGCGTGTCTACGACGAGTCGATCCTCCAACGCCTGGGCCTGATCGATCTGGCCAAACGCGCGGGCTTCAGTGTGGCGGAGATCAAGAAGCTCATGGCCGGGTTTGCTCGGCGGACGCCTCCGGCCGAGCGCTGGCGCGGTTTGACGGAGATGAAGTTGAAGCAGCTCGACCAGCGAATCGCGGAAGCCGAGCAGATGAAACGCGTCCTTCGCGTGGTGCGGAGCTGCCGCTGCCCTTCACTCGAAGACTGCAGCAAGGCGCTCCGGGCCTCGCAAACTGCAGGCGCGGAAGCCGAATGA
- a CDS encoding PrsW family intramembrane metalloprotease, with protein MPGLAHLLLLAVPATFGGAAAWIAYLRWKDRRTPEPWPLMLAAAGLGSLAVVFAHFGYRALDGAGLEASWELLMGPLPNAIAGALVIGGVEEAAKLLPVLPFVWAGRQFDELWDGPVYSGASAVGFALAEAVLLASLGETDIASTLARAAAAPITHVVFAGPWGLGLAYTTLRGARWAFPLGFAISAVSHGAYDLLLARPGTQFAAAALVGALWLVWIAVAARLTRDRRGHPRPDSHQ; from the coding sequence ATGCCCGGCCTGGCTCATCTGCTCCTGCTCGCGGTACCCGCGACCTTTGGCGGCGCCGCAGCGTGGATCGCGTATCTGCGCTGGAAGGATCGCCGCACTCCGGAACCCTGGCCCCTGATGCTGGCGGCTGCCGGGCTCGGCTCGCTGGCCGTGGTCTTCGCGCACTTCGGCTACCGCGCGCTCGACGGCGCCGGCCTCGAGGCGAGCTGGGAACTCTTGATGGGTCCCCTGCCCAACGCCATCGCGGGCGCCCTCGTGATCGGCGGGGTCGAAGAAGCGGCAAAGCTCCTGCCCGTGCTGCCCTTCGTGTGGGCGGGTCGGCAGTTCGATGAGCTCTGGGACGGCCCCGTCTACTCAGGTGCCTCGGCGGTGGGCTTCGCCCTGGCCGAGGCCGTGCTCCTCGCGAGCCTGGGAGAGACCGACATCGCTTCGACCCTTGCCCGCGCCGCCGCTGCACCCATCACCCATGTGGTCTTCGCGGGCCCCTGGGGCCTCGGCCTGGCCTACACCACACTGCGCGGAGCGCGTTGGGCCTTTCCGCTGGGCTTCGCAATCTCCGCCGTCAGCCACGGCGCCTACGATCTGCTGCTCGCCAGGCCGGGCACACAATTCGCGGCTGCGGCACTGGTAGGTGCCCTGTGGCTGGTGTGGATCGCTGTTGCCGCGCGCCTCACCCGCGATCGCCGGGGCCACCCGCGGCCGGATTCACACCAGTGA